TTATTCTTCATTTAGTGGTTATTTATGGGCAAGTTAATCGTTTTCAGCCACTCCGGCCTGATACCAAACCGTAAATGTTTGTGAACGGCTGGGCGTAAGCATTTGCAATCCCAGCCCGTTATTAAAGCAATCGGGCGCTGCACTGAGGTTTTCGATGGCAATGCTTTTGCGGTGCGGCGGAGTATAAATCTGGATGTACGGATATTTGGTATTGGTGAAAAATGAAACAAACACGGCGTTGTCTGGATTGTACAGCACGGCAATGGGTCCCTGGGCAACCGGTTTCACAACAAAACAATTGTCGAACTGCTGGTTGCCGATCAAAATTCCTTCTGCCAGTGTTGTATTGGGGATGAGTGTGGCGGTAGGAATTAATTTGTTATCGAACTCGAGCATTGAATCGGTGCTTACGGACAGTTCATGATTGTCGATGAGGCCGCCCAATGCAAAATAAGGATGCCAGCCATCTGCCAGGGGAATGGATAAGCTATCGAGGTTTAGCACAATAGTTTCCAGCTGCAGAATGCTGCGGGGCAGCAAGGTGTATCGTACTTCACAATTGAATTCGTAAGGATAACCAGGGTCTTCGCGTTTAAATTGATACCTGAGCGTTACACTTGCCTGGCTTTCGTCGGCAAATTCATTTATGACCCTGAATGGTCTGTTATACAACAACCCATGAATGGCATTGCCATCGGTAAATTTATTGGCGAACTCGAAGTCCTCTTCTTCAAGCGTATATTTTCCATCACGTACGCGGCAAACAAATGGCGATAACTTGCTGCTTTTAAAGGAATCGTCCAGCTCCAGCTCCACCTGTTCGCGACTGGTATAGCTGTCGATAATATTCAGGTGCCGGCCGTTAACCGGAATTTGAAAACTGTGAAGCAATGCGCCATATTCAGGTAGAATAGTGATGATTGTATTTGTTGCATTATCTTGCAGCTTAACCAATGAAAACCCGTTTTCGGTAACACGGGAAACGCTGAAACTCATGGGAATCTATTTAGGTACTACGGAAAATTTTTTAAAATTAATAATTCATCTAACGATATAGTAGCATGTTTAAAAAAATACAGCAGGCCTTTCGCGAACGATTTAATAAAGAACCACTTGTCATTGGAGCCCCGGGCAGAGTAAACCTCATTGGCGAACACACCGATTATAATTATGGTTTTGTGTTACCCGGCGCAGTTGACAAAAGAATTTACGTTGCCATTGCACCCAATGAAACCAATACGGTAAATGTATTTGCCAGTCAGTTTAACGAATCATATTCATTTTCTTTAGATATAACAGGCCCGCAAAAGGGCTGGATGAACTATTTGCTGGGAGTAAGCTATCATATTCAGCAACAGGGAAAAAAGATCGGCGGGGTTGACCTGGTGATCGATGGCGATATTCCGGTTGGAGCAGGTATGAGCTCTTCCGCAGCTTTATGCTCGGCTTATGGTTTTGCGCTCAATGAATTGTTTCAGCTGGGGCTGAGCCGGATGGACCTCGCGTTCATTGGTCAAAAAACCGAACATACGTTCGTGGGCGTTAAATGTGGCATCATGGACCAGTTTGCCAGCCTGCATGGAAAAAAAGGCCATGTAATGAAGCTCGATTGCCGCAGCCTGGAATATGAATACATTCCGTTTGATTTTCCGGCTTACAAGATCGTACTGGTAAACAGTATGGTGAGCCATTCGCTGGCCGGTAGTGAATACAATGTACGCCGTCAGCAGTGTGAAGAGGGCGTGGCTATTTTACAAAAGCATTTTCCTGAAATAAAATCATTGCGCGATGTGGCGCCCGCGATGTTGCTGCAACACCAGGATGAATTGCCGCCTGTAGTATTTGATCGTTGCTCATTCATTGTGTATGAAAAAGAAAGATTGCTGGCAGGTTGTGATGCATTAAAGAAAAACGACCTCACTACTTTTGGTAAACTGATGTTTGCCACGCACGAAGGGTTGAGTAAAAAATATTCAGTGAGCTGTACAGAGCTGGATTTTCTGGCTGAATGCGCGCAGCATATCACCGGCGTGGCCGGCGCCCGCATGATGGGCGGTGGGTTTGGTGGCTGTACCATCAATATCGTGCAGGCAGATGCAGTAGATACCTTCACGCAAAGGATCCAGTCTGCGTTTAATGGTTTATTTAAGATTATACCGGAGGTGTATGTTACTCAAATAGAGGATGGAACTAAAGTATTAAATATGCAAAACGCTTAATGCGCAACGCATAAAAACAGAACGCCTGATGCTTTTAGCGTCAGGCGTTCTGCGTTTTAAATGTATACCGGCAGAAGCCGCTTTTGGGCACCTGGCCGGTTTTGTGTTTTTCCTGGCGATACCCCTATTTGAATCTCGGTCATATTCTTTTCCGGTTCTGCAAAATTGATGTTCAGAAATACTTCCCGGCACTCGTTGGTAACCGGTATATGGTGTTCTGCCAGCCGTTCCATGATCTGGGCATGACTGCCGGGTAATTGTTCCCAGGGCCCTTCATGCGGAAAGGTGATGGCTTTGAAAAAATCAAGTTCCTTTACCTGAAACCTGGCGGAATGAAATGCCTTTCTTATTGGAATAGCTATTTCAAGTGTAAACGTAGTGTCCGGATTTCCATCCATTCCATAATAGATCCAATGCAGCGGTCCATTGATAAAGCTTTTGCGGCCTGCTTCTGCATAGAGTTCAGCCATAACCGGACCAAACTCATGAATTTGAGATATGGTAGTTTGATGTATACTGCTTAATACCGTTAATGGCGGATAAGTTTTTATATGCATACAAATTACTTTTAAAATGAGTGAATAACCACGCTGCACTGTATAATAACGATTGGCACCGGATGAATTGGACATGTTTTAACTGAAAAAGGATATCAGCGGTACAAAGCATGAAATATGACGTATGAATCTTTAAGCCAATGCCTCTTTACCCCATGCAATCCATTCTTCTTTGCTTGGTCCGTATACGCCTGGCACTTTTAATCCGGCCATGCGCATCAGCACCGTCATCTGGCCACGGTGATGCGCCTGATGGGTTAACAGCACCCACAGCGAAAAGCCGTTTTTCCACGACGCGCCATACATGTTTTGTTCTTCATCCAGTGTTTCATCTGTCCAGTAGCTGATAATTGCGGCTACCAGTTGGTCAGCGTATTTTTTATAATGTGTTACCAGTTCTTCAACAGTATCATAGGCAACGTATTCTTCCCTGATGGGTAAATTCAGGTTGTGCGGCATTTCAGTGACTGTTTCAACAATATGATTCGCCAGCCGTCCCAGGGTGCGCCCGCCGGGAATAACAACCTGCAACGATTCATCGGTAAGGTTGCGGAAGATCTTCAGGGTTGCTTCGGTTTCTTCTTTCCAGCGGTCGAGAAAGTCATGAATAGTGCGTATCATTTGAATAATATTTAAAGTGTGAAGGTTATAAAACCAAAATAACACCCACACTGTGACAACAGTATGTCAGTAGCACCTACAAAAGTTTGAGATATTTTTTGAAAGGCTGCTAAAGGCGGAACGCAGAATGCCGGCCTGGTCTGGTATTCGGAATGTTTGAGTTTGTTCGGGCAGACAGCCATTTCGGAGCGTAGCGTTAAGCCTTAAGCGTTCAGCGTTAAGCATTTATGGGGAGGTAATGCAGGCGGATCTCTTCGGTGAGGTCTTTCATTACATTATGCAGGGCTTCAGGCGATTCAATAAACACATGATGGGTGTACGTCAGCAGCCAGCGGCCAAAATACTCCAGCGAAGAGGTGACATAATACATGAGCACGTAATCGTCTTTCGCTTCTTCCCGCACATAGCCATAGTAATATTTTTGATTACCAATGTGGCGGGCAGCCTGGCGGGAGAACCGTACGCACACTTCCTGCAGCTCGGAATGATTGATCATCGTTTGCATGTATTCCCGCAGGGAAGGGTGTGATTCCGGATCAAACGTATGATCGAGGATTTGTAATTGCTGAATGCGGCTTACCCTGAAATCGCGGTAACCATTGCGCAGCTTGCACCAGCCTATCAGGTGCCAGGCCTGGCCATAGTGACACAGACCAATGGGTTCCAGGTTCCTTTCTGTCACGGCATCTTCGCCGGATTGGTACCGGATGCGGATCTCTTTTTTATCACCCAGTGCTTTTTGCAGTTCCGTAAGATAGCGGCCTGCTGAATCATCGGCCGGCATACGCGAGAAAACCGCAATGTTATCATTCAGCTGGTCCATATGCTCCTTGTCGGAAGTGCGGAGCACAGCTTTTATTTTATATAAGGCAGCGTTGAAATGCTTCTTTATCGATTCATCTGTAAGATGCTCCGTGAGTTTGGAACCTAACAGCAGGGCCGAGGCTTCTTCCTGGGTAAACATAACGGGCGGCAGGCGATAGCCTTCCATAATGGTATAACCACTTCCTGCTTCGCCGATCACCGGCACGCCGCTTTCTTCCAATGCTTTAACATCGCGGTACACCGTACGTAAGCTGATGTTAAAACGATCGGCCACTTCCTGCGCAGTAACCCTTTTTTTACTTTGCAGGTGAGTAAGAATGGCATGTAAGCGATCAATCCGGTTCAATGAAGCTTTAGTTGTAAGTTTTGAATTTACGATACCTAAAATGCAGGCTATAAGCTGTAAGCTTTAAGCCGTAAGCCTTTGATTCGCGGTTTTTGCTTACAGCTTATGGCTTATAGCTTTAAGCTGTCTTCTCTACCCAGGCATTATTTTCCTTCAACAAATTAATCAATTCTTCCACAGCAATGGCGCTATCTACGTTGCGTTTTACAATTTCTTTTCCTTTATATAAAGTGATCTTGCCTACACCACTGCCTACGTAGCCAAAGTCAGCATCGGCCATTTCGCCAGGACCATTCACAATACAACCCATGATAGCGATCTTAACGCCTTTCAGGTGATGGGTCACCGAACGGATCTTCGCAGTGGTTTCCTGCAGGTCGAACAGGGTACGGCCGCAGGAAGGACAGGAAATATATTCGGTTTTGGAAATGCGGGTACGCGTGGCCTGTAAAATGGAGAAAGAGGTGTTATTGATGAACTGGTGATTGCTTTTTGTTTCCAGGTAAGTACGGCCACTTACTTTCTGGTTCCGGATCTTTTCCGGTTCATTCATCAGCCAAATGCCATCGCCCATGCCATCGAGCAGCAGGGCGCCGCTATCGGTTGAAAAATGGATCAGTTGTTCATCGATCGTAGTATCATTACTTTCTACCGAAAGAATAATGGGACAGGTAATGCCCTGGTTCATCAGTTCAATAATGTAGCGCCGTACCGATGGCATGGTGTGCGCGTTTGATGAATACAAACACAATACTACCGTGTAATCTTTGCGAATTTTTTGTAACAGTTCCTGGCAGTTGGTTTGGTTTACATCAACTGCCACAAAATTCAGCTTGCCTGAATGATCGGTGCTTTTCAGGTATTCGGTTGATTGAAATAACGGATAATACTTCTCCTTGTCCGGGGCGTTTAACCAGGTAGCATGATCGCAAATTACTTTCAATGTACCGGGTAATGCAAAGTCAGGTAACTTTTTACCGGTATACAGGTAATCTGCTGCGGCGTCGGCAATGATGAATTTATCCGTTTCGGTGTTATAGGTATAGCCAATGGCCTGTAAGTCTTCATGACGAATAGAAGCGGCTTTCATGAAGTCGGCCACTACTACGGGTACGTGTTTACCACCGATGTTCGATACGGTATCGGTGCTTCTTCTTGTATATTCAAACGGAGAGTAGGGCACTTTTGTAATTGCCGGTATTCCAGTTTGTTTATTGCCTGTTACCAATTGCCTGTTGGTATATCGATTGACCAGGTCGCGGCAAACCGGGATCTCAAACTCCGGATCTTCCGTTAATGAAACGCGGATGGTATCACCGAGTCCATCTTCGAGCAGGGTGCCAATACCAATGGCTGATTTTATTCTTCCATCTTCGCCATCGCCGGCTTCTGTTACCCCCAGGTGTAAAGGATAAGCCTCGCCAAATTCATCCATCATTACGTTTACCAGCAGCCGGTAGGCCTGAACCATTACCTGGGGATTACTGGCTTTCATGCTCAGGATAATATTGTGATAGCTTTCATTACGGGCAATGCGCAGGAATTCCATAGCGCTTTCTACCATGCCCATGGGCGTATCGCCATAGCGGCTCATGATGCGGTCGCTGAGGGAACCGTGATTGGTGCCAATGCGCATGGCGGTGCCATATTCTTTACAGATCTTCACCAGAGGCGTAAAGCGTTCGCGAATGCGATCAATTTCCTCTGCGTATTCTGCATCGGTATAATCTATTTGTTCAAATTTCTTTTTATCAACGTAGTTGCCCGGGTTTACCCGTACTTTTTCAATAATGCGGGCCGCAATTTCGGCAGCGTTGGGCGTGAAGTGAATATCGGCTATCAGCGGGGTTTTATACCCTCTTTTGTGCAGCTCGTTCTTTATATTCAGCAGGTTCTCCGCTTCTTTTTTACTGGGGGCGGTAATGCGCACCATTTCTGCACCGGCTTCGATACAGCGGATACTTTGCTCAACAGTAGCAATGGTATCCATGGTATCGGTGGTGGTCATGGTTTGAACACGGATAGGGTTAAAGTTGCCCAGCAGCAAATCTCCAATTCGTACTTCACGGGTTGCCAGGCGTTTATATTCGGTCAATGAGTCGCAGTAAAGCTGCATTTTTATTATTATAATTTAAGTTATTGCCAGTTGATTACGGGCAAATTGACTGCGAATTTACGACAAAGTGGGAAGGTTGAAAAGTTAACTGGTTGACGGGGTTGACAAGTTAACAGGTTGATAAGATTGAAAATAACGAATGGCTGGTTAACACGTTAACAGGTTAACTTGTCAACTCGTCAACCGGGCGCCGCCTGCGGCGCGCCCTACCAGTCTTTTTCGGGCTGTGTTACCGAGCGGGCGCGGTTTTGCTGCATTTTTCGCTGAACATCCTGTTCTTTTTGTTCAAGCGACTTCAGGTACTGTTCGATCTTTCTTTTATCGAGTTTATTGTTCTCGGGCTTTTGCTTTTGTTTCTGCGGCTGTTGTTTTTGCTGCTTTTGTTGCGACTGGTTTTGTTTCTTCTGTTCTGTTAAGGCTTTTTGCAGGTTAAAGCGGGCGTCTTCGTCTTTAGGATCTAGTTTTAACGCATCCTTGTAAGCATCGATGCTTTCCTGCAGCTTTTGTTGTTTGGTTAAGGTAACGCCTTTGTTGTAATACCCTTTTTCCTTGTATTTATCTTCGGTAGTATTATCAATCAGATCATCATATGCTTTTTCCGCATCAGGCATATTACCGGTGCGAAAACGGGCATTGGCGAGGTTATAGCGGGCAGTTAAATTTTTAGGGTTCTCTGCTATCGCTTTTTGATAAGCAGGCATTGCTTTATCAAACTGCCGGTTGTGATACAATTTATTTCCTTCCCGGATGGCGCCATTTTCTTCCTGCGCTTTTACCAGTACCGGCAAAAACAGGAGCAATGGCATCAACGATATATAGAATAAGTTTTTCAAGCTGCTTTTAATTTCCGTTCAGGTAAAAAGAATTCTATTATCAGGAACACAAGGGCAATGGCGAGGAACCATTGAAAATAACTTTTATAATCCCTGAATGCATTATCATCCAGAATATTTGATTCAATAGTACCTAATTGTTTGGTAATGGCGTTTACTGCGGCATCCACATCATCCAGTTTCACATACACGCCTTTGGTAGCCCCGGCCAGTTGTTGCAATTCACCTTCATTCAATTTTGTAACAACGGTATTGCCGTTTTCATCTTTTTTGTAGGCATTGGTGGCAGGGTCCATAATAGGCGCGCCTTCGGCAGAACCAATACCAACAGTATTGATCATTACACCATCCTGTTCCAGTTGTTGTGCCAGGGGAACAGCCTGCGGATCGTGGTCTTCACCATCGGTGATCAATACTATTGATTTAAATTTTCTTTCCTTGCTATTGAATGCCGAGTTACTGGCGCGTAAAGCTTCAGAGATTACTGTGCCCTGGGTAGGCACTACATCAGGACCGGCCTGTTGAATGTACATATGGGCAGCGCTATGATCGGTGGTCAATGGCATTTGCAAATAAGCCCTTCCGGCAAACAGCACCAGGCCTACCCGGTCGTTGGGTAACTGGTCCATTAGTTTATAAACGAGCTGGCGGGCCCTTTCCAGGCGATTGGGTTTTATATCTTCAGCCAGCATACTTTTACTTACATCCAACGCAATCACTACATCTACCCCTTTGCGTTGTACATCTTCCATGGCGCCTGGCTTTTGCAGGTTGGCAGCTGCTGCAATTACAGCGGCCAGTGCGAGGGCGAAGAACAGGAACTTCAGTAAAAAATTAGTGGGCGAATAATTGGCAATGAGCGACTGTACCAGGTTGTGGTCCCCGATTTTTTTGATGGTATTCTTTTTCCAGTATAATAACTGAAAATACAATGCTACCAGCAGCGGGATGGTGGCCAGGGCGATGAGGTATTCGATATGTTGAAAACGGTAATCCAATGTGATAATGTGATAATTTGCTAATGAGATAATGGAAAACCAATACAATGAGCGCCTAGTAAATGCAAGATTTAGACCAAATTAGTATTCTTTTAAATTTAAGTATTAGTGCTCTAAAATGTTAGTTAAAGTACTTCGTATTATTAACAAAATCAAATAATTATATAAAAAAGAAGCCCGCATGAGCTTGCACGCAGCGGGCTTTAATGTTTTAAGGCAGATTAGCTAATAATAAGACTGGCCAAACCTGAACCATTAGCACATTGTCTAATTAGCACATTATCTAATTAGCACATTAGCTAATTAGTTATTGGCTATTTCTTTCCTTCGAAGAATCCATATTCCTTAAGGATCTGTTTCAGCAGGCCTATCCTGATAGTTTTAAAATCTATATTGGGATCCGGTGATTCAACCTGCAGGGCAAAAAAGTAGGGATGTTTGTTTTCTTCTATCCAGCCCACGATCCAGCCCAGCTGGGTGCCTTTAGGCGTAGTGTTCCAACCGGTTTTATAACTCAGTTTGTAATTGGAATTGTTTTCCCACAACATCATGCTGCGTACAATGCGTTGCGATCTTTTTTGAAAAGGCAGTTGGTCGAAGTATAATTTCTTTACCAGTCCTAACTCTTCATCGGCGGTTACTTTGGCCGAGTTATCGAGCCAGAAGGTATCGAGGTTGTTCTTTATTTTAAAGGTATCGTAGCGGCGGGCATACCCCAGGGTATCTAACCAGTGTTGCATTTTGGGTTGGCCAATGCGGCGGGCCAGTTCCTGGTACCATGGTGGGCACGAAATGCGGAAGGCATCCCACATGGTCATATCGCGGTTGCATTCGGTGCGGGGGCGGTTAACGCTGTCCCATTTGAAAACGGTATTGGTATCTGCCACAATCCCTTCTTCCAAACCAATAAGGGAGTTAACTATCTTGAAGGTAGACGCAGGTGTATATACGCTGTCGCTAAAGCGGGGCAGATTGTAAATGGTAAAATGTCCCTGTCCATTATCGAAAAGGCCAAAGCAGCCGGTAACTTTATTTTGGTCGAAATATTTTTTCAGGCTGTTATCAACAGTAACATTATTAGGTGAGCAGGCAGCCAAGGTAACTATAAAGAGAGCCCCTGTGATCCATTTAAGCATATGAGAAATTTGGGGCAAAAGTAAGGCAAACGGCGAATGTGCTAATGTGCTAATTTGATAATATGCTAATGGAAGACCGTTACAGGTTTCAGGTTACAGGGAAAACGAGCCCTGGAACCTGTAACCTGCAACCCTGGAACTTGCAACTTGAAACCTGGAACCTGGAATTATTTCGGCATACCATACTTATTAATCAACGCCAGTAGTACTCCATTGGTCCACCCGAATCCATCCTGGGAGGGATATTCGCCACCGCCGGCTTCGAGGTTCAGGTCAACCACATTGTATTTTTCCATCATTTTACCGGTTCTTTTAAATACATCTACGTTTAATTTAATCCAGCGTTCGGCAATGTCCCGGGCCAGTTCACGCTGACCGCAACGATCGAGGCCCCAGATGGTCATCCATTCCAGCGGCGCCCAGCCATTGGGGGCATCCCATTGCTGACCGGTGGTATTGGGCGATGCCGTTACGCCACCAGGCTGTAAGAGTTTTGTTTTCACCTGTTCGGCGGCCTGACGGGCCAGCAGGCTCATATAATCCAGGTTTTTGGTGTACACACAGAAGGGATACATTCCGGCAGGGGTAACCACATCCGAGACCTTATGCGTTCTGAAATTATAATCGGTATAGTATTTCAGGGTTTTATTCCAGCAATATTTATCAATAGCTACTCTTCTTCTTTCGGCTTTGCGCGCATAATCGGCAGAAGCTTTGGCATCGTGGGCCATGAATTTGCATTTGGCCAGCACAATTTCAAGCTCATATAACAAACTGTTCAGGTCAACGGGCGCCATATCGGTGACCATGATGGTGGTGAGGTTCTTTTTGTCTTTGAACCAGCGGCTGCTGAAGTCGATACCGCTTTCGGCGCCGGCGCGCAGGTGCGTGTACATTTCTTTTTTATCACGGCCCGATTTCTCCGCAATTTCCACATCTTCCTTATATCCTTCCTGGCGGGGAAAGGGATAATCGTCCCAATAGCGGTTCAACACCAGGGTGTCGTTTAATTTAACCACCCTTCTATACGCCTGTCCGGTTTTTAGTTTGGCGGCGCCATCCATCCAGAATTCGTATTCCTTTTCCAAAGCAGGCATAAACGTTAGGTAGGTGCTGTCGCTTTTAAGATTGCCCAGCAGGTCAACCATCAACGCAAAGAAAGGTGGTTGGGAGCGGCTTAGGTAATACGATCTGTTGCCATTGGGAATATGGCCATAGATGTCAATCATCCAGGCAAAATTCTTTACCATGTTCTCCGCCATTTCGCCTTCACCACTGGCCATAAGACCCAGCATGGTAAAATAGCTGTCCCAGTAATACACTTCCCGGAAGCGGCCACCGGGTACAATGTATGGATTGGGTAATGCCAGTAAGGAACTGCCGATTACAACGGTATCGGGGTCACGGCGCAATACCCCCCAGAGGTTTTTAATGTGCATAACCACATCTTTTTCCTGGGTTATATAATTGAGTTGCGGCGTACGCGGCAACTCAAAATTGTTTTCTACAAACTGTTTCAGATCGAATTTGGGCGTGCCTTTTTGTTGATTATATTCAGCAACTATATTCTTTGGATTTTTCTTTGGCACACAGTCAACAAAAGTTTTCCCATCGGGAAATACTTTACTCATTTGCACATCGCGGAAAAGATCGCCATAAATTTTATCGGGGGTGGCTGGCGGTTGTGCAATCGTATTGACGAACTGCCAGCTGATGAGCAGGCACAGAAACAGTTTTTTCATCCTGAGGGCGTTTTATTACCAATTCCTTTATCAAATGTAGGAAATAAAAAACCGTTCCGAAGAATCGGAACGGTGACGTTTGACTTCTATTTATGCTTCTCAAAAAGATTGGTCTGGTTTATTGTGTTTCCGCACTTCGACTACGCTCAGTGCGTTTGCTTCCATCCTTCAACACTTCGGCTCCGCTCAGTGCAGGCCCGCTCAGGATGCGCTCAGAATCGGCTGATTGGTCATTTAATTTAATTACCGGCGCCATCAGCTTTGCCACGGTCTACTGCATAATTGCCCACTTTTTTACCGGTTTCCAATCCTACTTCACAATCGGCCCGGAAATGGATGCCCGCCAGCATTCTGGACAGGGAAGCTTCCCGCGCCAGATCGTCGTATGCAGTGGCGCGATCGGGGATTATGTATGAAAGAACGGTAGACGCGGCTCCACTGAAAGTAGAGTGGCCGGAGACGTATGCCGGGAAATTAGGAACCCCGGTTAAGGTTTTTATTGCAGGATTCATTTGGCAGGGCCGGGGATTGAAATAAAAATACTTGGTATCCCAACACACAATAGCGGCATCCATCAACGACATATTCAGTAAAGCCATGTTACGCGCCCAGCGCACCTCGCTGTAATTCTTTTTTATAAAATCTTCGGCAGCAATGGCATCCCAGTGACCAGATGGGGTAGAAGTACCTGCTCCATCGGCCCAATAGTGAACAATACGGTAATGATCGCGCGTATCGTTTTTTGTCAAACTCAGGATCTCATCGGTTTCGTCTGACATTTTTTTACTGGCAGTAAGTGGAGGTGGCCCAGGCCGTAAAGAAATTGCTGTGAGCGAATCGAACAGGAATGCTTTTACCTTTCCAAACAAGGGGAGCATGGGTGGACGTTTAGGATTTTCCAGACTGTACCAGGGTGTTTCACCACGGGCAATACAATCGGTTTCCAGTTTGGCCCAATCGGCAGGCGTACCTACA
The Niastella koreensis GR20-10 genome window above contains:
- a CDS encoding GyrI-like domain-containing protein; protein product: MHIKTYPPLTVLSSIHQTTISQIHEFGPVMAELYAEAGRKSFINGPLHWIYYGMDGNPDTTFTLEIAIPIRKAFHSARFQVKELDFFKAITFPHEGPWEQLPGSHAQIMERLAEHHIPVTNECREVFLNINFAEPEKNMTEIQIGVSPGKTQNRPGAQKRLLPVYI
- a CDS encoding aldose 1-epimerase gives rise to the protein MSFSVSRVTENGFSLVKLQDNATNTIITILPEYGALLHSFQIPVNGRHLNIIDSYTSREQVELELDDSFKSSKLSPFVCRVRDGKYTLEEEDFEFANKFTDGNAIHGLLYNRPFRVINEFADESQASVTLRYQFKREDPGYPYEFNCEVRYTLLPRSILQLETIVLNLDSLSIPLADGWHPYFALGGLIDNHELSVSTDSMLEFDNKLIPTATLIPNTTLAEGILIGNQQFDNCFVVKPVAQGPIAVLYNPDNAVFVSFFTNTKYPYIQIYTPPHRKSIAIENLSAAPDCFNNGLGLQMLTPSRSQTFTVWYQAGVAEND
- a CDS encoding tetratricopeptide repeat protein, whose product is MKNLFYISLMPLLLFLPVLVKAQEENGAIREGNKLYHNRQFDKAMPAYQKAIAENPKNLTARYNLANARFRTGNMPDAEKAYDDLIDNTTEDKYKEKGYYNKGVTLTKQQKLQESIDAYKDALKLDPKDEDARFNLQKALTEQKKQNQSQQKQQKQQPQKQKQKPENNKLDKRKIEQYLKSLEQKEQDVQRKMQQNRARSVTQPEKDW
- a CDS encoding DinB family protein, whose product is MIRTIHDFLDRWKEETEATLKIFRNLTDESLQVVIPGGRTLGRLANHIVETVTEMPHNLNLPIREEYVAYDTVEELVTHYKKYADQLVAAIISYWTDETLDEEQNMYGASWKNGFSLWVLLTHQAHHRGQMTVLMRMAGLKVPGVYGPSKEEWIAWGKEALA
- a CDS encoding helix-turn-helix transcriptional regulator; this translates as MNRIDRLHAILTHLQSKKRVTAQEVADRFNISLRTVYRDVKALEESGVPVIGEAGSGYTIMEGYRLPPVMFTQEEASALLLGSKLTEHLTDESIKKHFNAALYKIKAVLRTSDKEHMDQLNDNIAVFSRMPADDSAGRYLTELQKALGDKKEIRIRYQSGEDAVTERNLEPIGLCHYGQAWHLIGWCKLRNGYRDFRVSRIQQLQILDHTFDPESHPSLREYMQTMINHSELQEVCVRFSRQAARHIGNQKYYYGYVREEAKDDYVLMYYVTSSLEYFGRWLLTYTHHVFIESPEALHNVMKDLTEEIRLHYLPINA
- the galK gene encoding galactokinase codes for the protein MFKKIQQAFRERFNKEPLVIGAPGRVNLIGEHTDYNYGFVLPGAVDKRIYVAIAPNETNTVNVFASQFNESYSFSLDITGPQKGWMNYLLGVSYHIQQQGKKIGGVDLVIDGDIPVGAGMSSSAALCSAYGFALNELFQLGLSRMDLAFIGQKTEHTFVGVKCGIMDQFASLHGKKGHVMKLDCRSLEYEYIPFDFPAYKIVLVNSMVSHSLAGSEYNVRRQQCEEGVAILQKHFPEIKSLRDVAPAMLLQHQDELPPVVFDRCSFIVYEKERLLAGCDALKKNDLTTFGKLMFATHEGLSKKYSVSCTELDFLAECAQHITGVAGARMMGGGFGGCTINIVQADAVDTFTQRIQSAFNGLFKIIPEVYVTQIEDGTKVLNMQNA
- a CDS encoding penicillin-binding transpeptidase domain-containing protein; this encodes MLKWITGALFIVTLAACSPNNVTVDNSLKKYFDQNKVTGCFGLFDNGQGHFTIYNLPRFSDSVYTPASTFKIVNSLIGLEEGIVADTNTVFKWDSVNRPRTECNRDMTMWDAFRISCPPWYQELARRIGQPKMQHWLDTLGYARRYDTFKIKNNLDTFWLDNSAKVTADEELGLVKKLYFDQLPFQKRSQRIVRSMMLWENNSNYKLSYKTGWNTTPKGTQLGWIVGWIEENKHPYFFALQVESPDPNIDFKTIRIGLLKQILKEYGFFEGKK
- a CDS encoding VWA domain-containing protein codes for the protein MDYRFQHIEYLIALATIPLLVALYFQLLYWKKNTIKKIGDHNLVQSLIANYSPTNFLLKFLFFALALAAVIAAAANLQKPGAMEDVQRKGVDVVIALDVSKSMLAEDIKPNRLERARQLVYKLMDQLPNDRVGLVLFAGRAYLQMPLTTDHSAAHMYIQQAGPDVVPTQGTVISEALRASNSAFNSKERKFKSIVLITDGEDHDPQAVPLAQQLEQDGVMINTVGIGSAEGAPIMDPATNAYKKDENGNTVVTKLNEGELQQLAGATKGVYVKLDDVDAAVNAITKQLGTIESNILDDNAFRDYKSYFQWFLAIALVFLIIEFFLPERKLKAA
- the ispG gene encoding (E)-4-hydroxy-3-methylbut-2-enyl-diphosphate synthase, giving the protein MQLYCDSLTEYKRLATREVRIGDLLLGNFNPIRVQTMTTTDTMDTIATVEQSIRCIEAGAEMVRITAPSKKEAENLLNIKNELHKRGYKTPLIADIHFTPNAAEIAARIIEKVRVNPGNYVDKKKFEQIDYTDAEYAEEIDRIRERFTPLVKICKEYGTAMRIGTNHGSLSDRIMSRYGDTPMGMVESAMEFLRIARNESYHNIILSMKASNPQVMVQAYRLLVNVMMDEFGEAYPLHLGVTEAGDGEDGRIKSAIGIGTLLEDGLGDTIRVSLTEDPEFEIPVCRDLVNRYTNRQLVTGNKQTGIPAITKVPYSPFEYTRRSTDTVSNIGGKHVPVVVADFMKAASIRHEDLQAIGYTYNTETDKFIIADAAADYLYTGKKLPDFALPGTLKVICDHATWLNAPDKEKYYPLFQSTEYLKSTDHSGKLNFVAVDVNQTNCQELLQKIRKDYTVVLCLYSSNAHTMPSVRRYIIELMNQGITCPIILSVESNDTTIDEQLIHFSTDSGALLLDGMGDGIWLMNEPEKIRNQKVSGRTYLETKSNHQFINNTSFSILQATRTRISKTEYISCPSCGRTLFDLQETTAKIRSVTHHLKGVKIAIMGCIVNGPGEMADADFGYVGSGVGKITLYKGKEIVKRNVDSAIAVEELINLLKENNAWVEKTA